CCGGGTGAGTTCGGCTGGAGCGGCGTGTTCCGCGCGGCCACCATCGTGTTCTTCGCCTACATCGGCTTCGATGCTGTCTCCACCGCAGCCGGTGAAACCAAGGACCCGCAGCGCAACATGCCGATCGGCCTGCTCGGCTCGCTGGCCGTGTGCACCATCGTCTACATCATCGTCTGTGCGGTGCTGACCGGCATGATGCCCTACCACCTGCTGGGCACCGACAAGCCGGTGGCCACCGCGCTGGAGCCCTACCCGACCCTGTCCTGGCTGAAGACGTTCGTGGAGATCGGTGCCATCGCCGGCCTGTCCTCGGTGGTGCTGGTGATGATGATGGGCCAGACCCGCATCGCCTACACGATCTCCCGCGACGGCCTGCTGCCGAAGTTCTTCGGCAAGGTCCACGCCCGCTTCCGCACCCCGTATGTCGCTACCATCGTGGTCGGCGTGATCGCTGCCGCCCTGGCCGGCCTGGTGCCGCTGAACGTGCTGGGCGAGCTGGTGTCGATGGGCACCCTGCTGGCCTTCGCCACGGTCTGCATCGGCGTGCTGGTACTGCGCTATTCCAAGCCGGAAATCCATCGCCCGTTCCGCGTGCCGATGGTGTGGATCATCTGCCCGCTGGGCGCGGCCACCTGCCTGTTCCTGTTCTGGCAGGCGTTCGTGGTGCACTGGCACCTGTTCGTGGGCTGGACGCTGCTCGGCCTGCTGATCTACCTGGGCTACGGCATCCGCAACAGCAAGCTGGCCAAGTCGCCCTGATCCGCCTACGGGCCGGCCTCGCGCCGGCCCGTCCGTTTTCCCCGCGCGCCAGCCACGGCGCGCTTCGACAAGACCACCACACATGTTCAAGCAACTGTGGGCCACCAAGCACCCGCACGCCGCCCATGAAGACGCCAATGGCCTGAGCCTGCGCCGCCACCTCGGCCCCTGGGGGCTGACCGCCCTCGGCATCGGCGCGGTGATCGGCGGCGGCATCTTCGTCATCACCGGCCAGGCCGCCGCCAACCACGCCGGCCCGGCCATCATGCTGTCCTTCGTGCTGGCCGCCATCTGCTGCGCCTTCTGCGCGCTGGCCTACGCCGAGTTCGCCTCGATGGTGCCGGTTTCCGGCAGCGCCTACACCTACACCTACGCCACCTTCGGCGAGCTCTCGGCCTGGTTCATCGGCTGGATGCTGGTGCTCGAATACGGCGTCTCCGCCTCGGCGGTGGCGGTCAGCTGGACCGGCTACTTCCTCAGCCTGCTCAGCCAGTTCGACATCCATCTGCCCGCCGCGCTGGTCAGCGCGCCACTGGACGCACAGCTGCGCCCCACCGGCGCGATCGCCAACCTGCCCGCCGCGGCACTGGTGATGCTGCTGACCTGGCTGTGCTACGTCGGCATCAGCAAGTCCTCGGCGATGAACATGGCCATGGTCGTGCTCAAGACCGGCTTGATCGTGCTGGTCATCGTTGTCGGCTGGAAGTACGTGGATACCAGCAACTGGACCCCGTTCATCCCGGCCAACGAGGGCCCCGGCAAGTACGGCATGGAAGGCGTGCTGCGCGGCGCGGCGATGGTGTTCTTCGCCTACATCGGCTTCGAGGCAGTGTCGGTGGCGGCGCAGGAATCGAAGAACCCGCAGCGCGACATGCCGATCGGCATGATGCTGTCACTGGTGGTCTGCACCGTGCTGTACATCGCGATGGCCGCGGTGATGACCGGCCTGGTGCCGTTCCAGCTGCTGGGCACCGATGAGCCGGTGGTGACCGCGGTGGCCGCGCATCCGCAGCTGGGTTGGCTGCGCTGGGTGGTCGAGGTCGGCGCGCTGGTCGGCCTGTCCTCGGTGGTGCTGGTGATGATCATCGGCCAGCCGCGCATCTTCATGATCATGGGCCGCGACGGCCTGCTGCCACCGGTGTTCACCAGGATCCATCCGAAGTACCGCACCCCGCACATCAACACCGTGATCACCGGCATCGGCATCGCGCTGCTGGCGGCGCTGTTCCCGCTGGACATCCTCGGCGAACTGACCTCGATGGGCACGCTGATCGCGTTTGCCGCCGTGTGCGCGGGCGTGCTGATCCTGCGCCGCACCCAGCCGGACCTGCCGCGCCCGTTCCGCATGCCGATGGCGTGGCTGATCTGCGGCCTGGGCGTGCTGAGCTGCCTGGCGCTGCTGTCGGCGATGACGATGCACAACTGGATGCTGATGGGCGTGTGGACGTTCGTCGGTTTCGTGATCTATTTCTGCTACGGGTTCAGGCACAGCCGCCTGCGGGGTCAGTGAGGTTTTTTGTTTTGCAGGGCCTGCGGCCCTGCACCCGCGTCTGAAGCCAGAGCAACGGCAAGAGCGGGTGTGTTGGTTTGGCGGGGAGGCATGGGTACGCGGGGGACGCCACGTGCCCATGCCTCCCCACCCCTGACAGTCTCCCGGCGTGTCCGGTAGATCCACGCCATGCGTGGATGAAGCGTTCCCGGAAGCGAATGTATCGGGACGAATCTTCTGTAGAGCCGAGCCATGCTCGGCTGCGAGCAAGCGCAGCGCCGCGACCCGCTTTTCGCTCTTCCTTCTTCACTCCGTGGCCGGCCGCAGCCGGAACCTGTCCGAGGCGGGGCGGGTGGGCCGTGCAGGGGCGTTGGCGCCATGGATGGCGCCATCGAGCTTACAGGGACGTACTTGCAGCGTCCCCGGCACGGCCCACCCGCCCCGCCAAACCCATGAACCGCTCTGCACGACCCGCCACGAGGGGCTCAGCCGTTGGCCGAATCCAGTAAAATCACCCGCATGAACGCCCCCACCTTCCCCTACGACACCGCCCGCCTGGGCGAACTGGCCCAGCTGCTGATCGACAACGTCCGCGAGCTGGCCCAGGCCGGCTGGACCCCGGCTACCAGCAGCAACTTCTCCCACCGCCTGGACGACCGCCACGCCGCGATCACCGTCTCCGGCAAGGACAAGGGCCGCCTGATCGAGGACGACATCATGGTGGTGGACTTCGATGGCAAGGCCGTCGGCCGCCCGCTGCGCCCCTCCGCCGAAACCCTGCTGCACACCCAGCTGTACCGCCGCTTCCCGGAAATCGGCTGCGTGCTGCACACCCATTCGCCGGTGCAGACCATCGCCTCGCGCTTGTACGCGCCGCAGGGCCATGTGCACCTGGAAGGCTACGAGCTGCTGAAGGCCTTCGCCGGCAACAGCACCCACGAGATGGCCATCGACGTACCGGTGTTCGCCAACACCCAGGACATGAACGTGCTTTCGCAGCAGGTCGATGATCTGCTCGACCGCCAGAACCTGTGGGGCTACCTGATCGATGGCCACGGGCTGTACGCCTGGGGCCGCGACATGGCCGAAGCGCGCCGTCACCTGGAGGCCTTCGAGTTCCTGTTCCACTGCGAGCTGGAACTGCGCAAGCTGCGCGGCTGAACCCGCGCGCAGGTGCAGATGCCGATCCGGAATCTGCACCCTGCGCCCACCCTGCTACCCTGTCTTTCCCCCGAGACGTTCAAGCTGCCGCCATGAGCCGACTGCGCATCTACGACGACACCCGCCCCGAATCGCCGCTGCTGGACACCCAGGACGGCGCTGTCATCGCTGCCGAACTGAAGCAGATCGGCGTCACCTTCGAGCGCTGGCAGGCCACCGCACCGGTCGCGCCGGGCGCCAGCCAGGATGAAGTGTTCGCCGCCTACCGTGCGGACATCGACCGCTTGGTCGCCGAGCGCGGCTTCAAGAGCGTGGACGTAGCCTCGATCGCCCCGGACAACCCCAACCGCGCCGAGCTGCGCAGGAAGTTCCTCGACGAGCACTTCCACAAGGAAGACGAGGTGCGCTTCTTCGTCGCCGGCTCCGGCCTGTTCACCCTGCACGTGGAAGACAAGGTGTACGAGATCGAGTGCGTGAAGGACGACCTGATCGCCGTGCCCGATGGCACCACCCACTGGTTCGACATGGGCGATGAGCCCAGCTTCGTGGCGATCCGCTTCTTCACCGAGCCGGATGGCTGGGTCGGTCACTTCACCGGCACCGACATCGCACAGAAGTTCCCCCGTTACGTCCCTACCCAGGCATCCTGATCCATGCAGCCCCGCGTCATCCTGACCGATATCGAAGGCACTACCAGCAGCATCTCGTTCGTCAAGAACGTGCTGTTTCCCTATGCGCGCCAGGCGCTGCCCGGCTTCGTCGCCGAACACGGCCAGGACCCGGACGTGCGCCGCTGGCTGGACGCGGTAGCCACCGAGATCGGCGGCGCCTGCCAGGACAGCCTGGTGGTCGAAACGCTGCAGGGCTGGATCGACCAGGACCGCAAGCACACCGCGCTGAAGGCCCTGCAGGGCCGGATCTGGGACGCCGGCTACCGTCGCGGCGACTACACCGCGCACTTCTATCCGGAAGTGACGGCGGTACTGAAGGGCTGGCACGCCTCGGGCCTGCCGCTGTACGTGTACTCCTCCGGTTCGGTGCCGGCGCAGAAGCTGTTCTTCGGTTTCAGCGACGCCGGCGACCTCAGCCCGCTGGTGTCGGGCTGGTTCGATACCGAAGTCGGCGGCAAGCGTGAGGCCGACAGCTATCGCCGCATCGTGCAGGCGATCGGCGTCCCGGCCGGCGAGATCCTGTTCCTGTCGGATGTGGTGGAAGAGCTGGACGCCGCCCGCGAAGCCGGCCTGCAGACCCGCCTGATCGACCGTCTGGATGATTACCCGCTGCCGCGCACCGGCCAGGCCACCAACGGCCATGAGCGGGTCGAGAATTTCCAGCAGATCCAGCTGTAACTCGAAAAGGGTAGATGCCAACCTTGGTTGGCATGCTCCCGGCGTGCCAACCAAGGTTGGCACCTACCAGAGCAGAATATGCCTGCCCGATGGTCCGGTAGATGCCAACCTTGGTTGGCATACGGCCGATGTGTCAACCAAGGTTGACACCTACCAGAACATGGTTCGCCTGCCCTCAACGATCGTTGAGTGTTTTTACCTTCAACGCTTCTCGCAGCGTCGTCAGATCCACCGGACCACGCACTGCAATGTCCCGGGTTTCACCCGGCAGCAGGTCCAGCAGGTTGTCTTCGATCTGCACATCCAGCGCACCGAAATCGATCCACGTCGCGCGCACGTATGCCGCGCTTTCCAGCCGTAGTCGATAGTGGTCGCCTTCTATGGACAACGTGGCCTTGAGCTTCTGCCGCGGCAACACCTGGTCCTTGGCCTCGGCGAAACCGACCACCTGCCTCGCGCTCACCTTGCCGTCCTGCAGCAGTTCGAACACCGCCACCGTGCGCTTCGGGTCGGCACCGGCCAGCAGTTCGGCGTCGCGGAAATCACCGATCGAGGTGACACCTTCCCCCGCCAACGTGACCGCCTCCTCACGGCGGCCCAGCACCTTGCCCTCCACGTCCATCACCCGCAGCCGCAAACGTGCCTCCCGCGCGGCGCCATCATTGATCAGGCGCACCCGCGTATTGCCCTCGTCGCGCAGCGCAGCCACCGTCACCGGCGCGAAGAAACGCCGCGCGGCAAAGTGCAGCGCCTTCCAGCGGCCGAAGTAGTCCACGCTGGACCATGAAGCGCCCGGCCAGACATCGTTGAGCTGCCAGTACAGCGAACCCATCGTGTACGGACGCGAGGCGCGGTGATGCAGCGCCGCCAGGGCGATGCCATCGGCCTGCATCACCTGGCTCAGGTAGACGAAGTCCTCGAAGTCCTTTGGCGTGCCGTAGCCCAGTTCGATGTAATGCAGCAGGCGGCTGTTGCCCTCGCCGGCCATGAATTTCTGGTGCGCGCGGATGACCGGGCTGTCGATGCGCTGCTCGGCACGGGTGGCGATCTGGTCCACCGTCGCCACCGACGGCCACGCCTGCAGCCCGTACTCGGACATGAAGCGTGGGGTCTCGCGCAGATAGGCCTGCACCGGCAGCGCCGGATTGCCCCAGACCTGCCAGTAATGCTTGTCGCCGCGGGTGGAATCGTTGGCTTTCTCGTCCAGATCATTGCTGGGCGAGCTGGACCAGTACGGCACGCCCAGCCCCTCCTCACCCACCACCTGGCGCAGGTCGTTGCCGAACAGGTCGACATAGCCCTGCCACACCTTCGCTGCAAACGCCGGGTCGGCCGCCTTCAGGTCGCGACCGTGGCCCCAGTCCTTCCAGGCGGTTTCTTCCTCGTTGTTACCACACCACAGCACGATGCTGGGGTGATGGCGCAGCCGGCGCACGTTGTCGCGCGCCTCGGCCATCACGCTGGCACGGAAGGCCGGATCGTAACCCGGCTGCATGCCGCCGCCGAACATGAAGTCCTGCCAGACCAGCAGGCCCAGCTCGTCAGCGATGTCGAAGAACGCATCATCCTCGTAGTAGCCGCCGCCCCAGTTGCGCAGCATGTTCATGTTGGCGTCGCGCGCGGCCGTCAGTACCTGGCGCAGGCGTGCGGCATCGGCGCGCGCGGGGAAGGCATCGAACGGAATGACGTTGGCGCCCTTGGCGAAGATCTCCACACCGTTGATGACGAAGGCGAAGCCCTGTCCACCCTTGCCGTCTTCCTCACGGCGCAGCTCAACCGTGCGCAGGCCGATGCGCTGCTCGCGCACCCGCGTTGCATCGGCGCCATCATCCAGGCGGGCCTGCACGGTGTAGCGGTCCTGTGCACCGTGGCCGACCGGCCACCAGCGCTGCGGCTTGACCAGTTCGACTGGTACTTCGACAGCGTTCTGGCCGGGCTTCAACAGCACCGTGCGCTGCACCTGGGCCACGCTGCGGCCTTGCGGATCGCGCACATCGACATTGACCACCGCAGAACCGGCAGCGTTGCCCTGCTCCACCTGCAGCAACACCGCCAGCTTCGCCTGTTCCGCGCTTAATGCATCGGTGCGCACGGCAAGATCGGTCAGGCGGTGCGCATCCCAGGCCTGCAGGTCGACCCCGCGCCAGACGCCGGCGGTGACATAGCGCGGGCCCCAGTCCCAACCGAAGTGGTAGGCCGGTTTGCGCGCGAAGTTGCCGACCATCGCGTCTTTGGGCTCATCCCCATAGGGCGAAGGATAGTTGCCGGCGATCTTGTGCGGCATCGCCTGCACGCCCGGCAGCAGGGTGCGGATGGGCGATCGGAACACGATCTGCAGTTCATTGCCATTCGCCCGCAGGCGCCGGTCCACGCGCGCACGCCACGTGCGGTGCGCGTTGTCTGCACGCAGCAGCGGCTTGCCGTTGAGGCTGACCTCGGCATAGGTATCCAGCCCGTCAAAGCGAAGCTCGGCATTGGGCTTGGCCAGCGTCGCCGCATCCACGTCGAAGCGGGCGCGGTATTCCCAGGCTGCCAGGCCGATCCACTGCAGCTCCGCCTCGGGCGCACCGACGTACGGATCGCGGATCAGCCCGTGGGCCAGCAGGTCGGTGTGCACGCTGCCCGGCACCTTCGCCGCACGCCACTGCTGCAGGCCCGGATGGGCTGCACCCTGCGCGTCGCCGGGCAGCATGCGGAACTCCCACTGCGCCTGCAACGGGGCCGCCAGTGCAGGGAACACAGAGGTTGCGACCAGCAGCAGGAGCAGGCGGACAACGAGGGAAAGGCGATGCACGGGATGCTCCTGTTTTTCCGCCGGGCCTGGCCCGGCGCTACCTGCAAGTCTGATTCGAGGTAGTGCCGGGCCATGCCCGGCGTACCCATCTCAACGCACGACGTTCAATACTTCGTAGCACGCACCCATGGTGTGGTAATCCACCTTGCCTGCCGGGCTCTTCTCGTCGCTGTACTTGCGGTTGTCGGCATCGAGGATGCGGAACCAGGCACCGTACTGGTGGTCGACGAAGTGCTCCCACGAGTACGCCCAGATGCGCTCGTACCACTGCCAGTAGCGGTCATCGCCGGTGCGCTGGGCCATCAGTGCGGCGGTGGCCAGGGTCTCGGCCTGAACCCAGAAGTACTTGTCGTCGTCGCAGACGAAACTGTCGCCACCGATCGGGGCGCCCTCCATGCCCGGCTGCCGGCGCGATTCCGGCGCGAAGCCGTAGTAGAGGCCACCACGCGCCTCATCCCAGCTGCGGGCCACGGCGACATCGAACAGATGCTGCGCGGTCGCCACCAGCCAATCGGCCTGCACATGGCGGTCCAGGATCAGCAGCAGCTTGGCCCACTCGGTCTGGTGACCGGGCTGGAAGCCCCACGGGCGGAACAAGTGCTTGGGGTCGTCCAGGTTGTAGTCCCAGTCGATCTCCCAGTTCACGTCATAGTGTTCCCAGACCAGGCCACCGGCCTTGGCGGCCTGGCGGCGGGTCATGTTGTCGGCCAGCTGCAGCGCGCGTTCCACATAGCGCTGCTCGCCACTGGCCTCGAACGCCGCCAGCATCGCCTCGCACATGTGCATGTTGGCGTTCTGGCCACGGTAGCCGGTAAAGTTCCACTGGCCATCGGCCTCGTCCTTGTACAGGCCGTGTTCCGGCTCCCAGAAGCGCGCTTCCAGCAGCTGCCAGGTCTCGTCCATCCACGCGCGGGCCTGCTCGATGCCGGCCTTCAACGCACAGCTGTAGGCCAGCAACACGAAGGCCACGCCGTAGCAATGGTTCATGTCGTCCTCGACCTTGCCGTCGCGCAGGGTCCAGGCATAGCCACCGGTAACCGGATTGCGATGCACCTCGCGCAGGTAGCGCACGCCGTGCTCGACCGCGTCGCGGTATTCAGCGTTGCCGAATTCGCGGTAGGCCATCGCGTAGTTGAAGACGAAGCGCGTGCTGCTGACCAGATGGCGATGGCTGGCATCGTAGATGCTGCCGTCATCGCGGAAGTAGTGGAAGAAGCCGCCGTTCGGGTCGATGCAGCGCGGGTGGTAGAACGCCATCGTGTCGGCGATATGCGCACGCAGGAACGCGGGCGAACGGAAATCGGGCGAGGTGTTCATGCGGTAATGTCCTGGGCCTGCAGCAGCTGCTGCACTTCATCGAGCGAGGGCATCGCGGCGAACGCGCCCTTGCGGGTAACAGCCAGCGCGCCGACCGCGGCGCCGAAGCGCAGCGTGGCGGTGATCGCCTCGGGGTCCTGGCAGAACGCGGCAAAGCCTGCGCCCGCCCCGCCACGCTCCAGCAGTCCGACCAGCACCCCACCGACAAAGGCATCGCCGGCGGCCGTGGTATCGACGGTGGCTACGCGGAAGCTGGTGACCGTGCCGTGGTTGTCGCGCGTGTACCAGTGCAGCGTGGCCGCACCATCGGTAACGATGACCCAGCGTGCCTGCGCAGCCAGCAGGCGCTTCAGCACCACTGCCTCACCATCGGCACCCAGCGGTGCCGCCAGGTAGTCCAGCTCCTCGCGCGACAGCTTGACCAGGTCGGCACGCTGCAGCGCCTGCCACAGGCGCGGCGTCGGATCTTCGCTGGCCGGCCACAGTGCCGGGCGCAGGTTGAGGTCCAGGCTGACCACCGCACCGGCGGCACGGGCGCGCTCCATGCCGGCGAAGGTCGCCTCGGCGATGGACGGCTCGGTCAGGCTGTTGGAGCAGACGTGGAAGCACTGCGCGCTGTCGAAGCACGCGGCCTGGAAGTCGCTGTCACGGAACAGCAGGTCGGCGGCCGGCGGGCGGTAGAAACTGAAGCTGCGCTCGCCGCTGGCATCCAGCGCGACGAAGGCCAGTGCGGTCTTGGCCGCATCGGTACGCACGATGTAATCCGTGCCTACGCCGTGTTCGACCAGGCTCTCGGCCAGGAAGTCACCAAACATGTCGCGGCCCAGCATGCCGACGAACTGGGTCTTCGCACCCAGTCGCGCTGCCGCCACCGCAACGTTGGCCGGCGCCCCGCCGGCGTACTGCAGGAACGCGCGCGGCGTGTCGGCCGAGGCCGGCGGCTGCGCCAGTAGATCGATCAAAATTTCGCCGAAGCAAACGATGGAACCCATTCCGGACTCAGCCTCCCTGCGTTGCGGAAGCCGGCGTACGTGCGCCGACCAGTCCGTAGAAAATGATGTAGCCGTAGCACAGCAGCGGCAGGATGAAGCTGGCCTGCACACCGATGTGGTCGGCCAGCACGCCCTGCAGGTACGGCACTACGGCACCGCCGACGATGGCCATGATCAGCAGGCTGGAGCCCTTGTTGGTCAGCGGGCCCAGGCGCTCGATGCTCAGCGCGAAGATGGTCGGGAACATGATCGAATTGAACAGGCCGATCGCCACCACCGAGTACAGCGCGATGTTGCCGGAGGTCAGCATGGTCGTGACCAGCAGTGCCACGTTGACCAGCGCGAAGATCGCCAGCAGGCGGCTGGGCGAGAAGCGCGCCAACAGCGCCGAGCCGGCGAAGCGGCCGATCATCGCCATGGTCCAGTAGGCCGACACGTAATGGGTGGCCTCCTGTTCGCTGAAGCCACCGATGTTCGGCATCGACAGGTAATTGACCAGGAAGCTGCCGATCGATACTTCGGCACCGACGTAGAAGAAGATGCCCAGCACGCCCAGCAGCAGGTGGCGCTTGCGCAGCGCATCCAGGTAGCTGTGGCGGTGACCCTGGTCGGCCTGTTCGGTGGCATCGCTCAGTGCCGGCAGGCGGAACAGGAACACGAACAGCGCCAGCAGCACCAGCGCAACGGCCAGGCCCACGTACGGGCCCTGCACGGCCTGCGCCTCGGCGGCGCGGTAGGCCAGCTGTTCGGCGGGCGGCAGCGCGCTCAGTTCATCGGCGCTCTTGACCGTGTTGGACAGGATCAGCATGCCGCCGAAGATCGGGGCGATGGCCGTGCCCAGCGAGTTCAGTGCCTGCGCCAGGGTCAGGCGGCTGGAGCTGGTCTGCTCCGGGCCCAGCAGCGCGACGTAGGGGTTCGCAGCAACCTGCAGCACGGTGATGCCGGTGGCCAGCACGAACAGTGCGCCGAGGAAGGCGCCATACACGCGCAGCTCGGCCGCCGGCCAGAAGCCCAGTGCGCCGATACCGGCGATCACCAGGCCGGCCACGATGCCCTTCTTGTAACCCAGCGCCGCCACCAGGCGGCCGGCCGGCAGCGACATCAGGAAATAGGTTCCGAAGAAGGTGAACTGCACCAGCATCGCCTTGGCGTAGTTCAGCTCGAACACTGCCTTCAGGTGCGGGATCAGGATGTCATTGAGGCAGGTCAGGAAGCCCCACATGAAGAAGATCGTGGTGACCACGGCCAGCGCCTTGCCGTTGGTGACGGCGGGTGCGTTGCCCGAAGAACCCGATGGACGGGGCGTTGCGGAGATCGGCATGCGGTACGCGCCTCGATGCGCGGAAGGTCGTTGTTGCGTGGAAGGGGTACGTGGAAGGAATCAGTTCGGCCGTGCGGCACTGCTTTCGCGGATGCGCAACTGCACCGGCGCCACCGTGCGCCGTGGTGGCGCGTCCGGTTCGTCCAATCGTTGCAGCAGCAGCGCGGCCGCCTGCCGGCCCCGCTCGCGCGGATCGGCGGTGAGCGTGGTCAATGGCGGCACCGCGACCGATGCCTCGGAAATATCGTCGAAGCCGGTCACGGCAAAGTCACCGCCCGGACGAATGCCTCGCGAGTTCAGGCCCAGCATCAGGCCCAGCGCGACGGTGTCGTTGTAGCAGACCGCCGCGCTGGGGCGATGGCCATCGGCAAACAGCTCATCGGTGCGCGCAGCGGCTTCCAGCCGGTTCGGCGCCGACTCGATCATCCAGCCCGGCGGCAGCGACAGGCAGGCCTCGGCCAGCGCCTGCTGGAACCCGGCACGCCGCTGGTGGCACGAGCTCGATGCGGCGTGGCCGCCGAAGAAGGCGATCTGGCGATGGCCGCGCTCGATCAGGTGGCGCGTCGCCAGATAGGCGCCGTGCTGGTTGTCCAGGGTCAGGAAGTCCCAGTCGGCCCCTTCCAGTTCGCGGTTGAACAGCAGCACGTTGGCATTGGCGCCCAATGCCTGGCGCAGCTGCGCGGTGTCGCTGCCTTCGGCCGGCGACAGGATCAGGCCGGCCGGGGTGTGCTCCATCAGCGTGGACAGCACCGCCTGCTGGCGCTCCGGCGATTCGCCGGTGCTGCCGAGCAGGGTCACATAACCACGCCCGCCCAACGCCTCGTCCACGCCGGACGCAAATTCGGCGAAGAACGGGTTGGACAGGTCGTTGATCACCAGCGCGATGCTCGACGAGGTACGACGGCGCAGGTTGGCGGCCGCGCGGTTGTAGACATAGCGCTGCCGGCGCAGCTCGGCCTCGACCTTGGCCCGGGTATCGACATTGACCAGCGGGCTGCCGCGCAGCACCAGCGACACGGTCGCCCGTGACACGCCGATGGCACGCGCGATGTCGGTCACCGTCACTGCCTTGCCGGCGCGTTTGCTGGGACTGCTGCCGTTGTCGTTCATCGTCTTCCCGGACTCCGCTGGAGGCTCAAGCCTAATGGATCAGGGCCGTGTCGTGCCGTGCCGTTCGCTGGGTCACCGCGAACGGCACAGTCCGGCTCAGCGCAGCTGGCTGCCCGGTGCCGCGCACCAGGATACCGGCAGGTCCTTCACCGCCGTGCCCCAGCCCTGCTCCGGCACCTTCGCATCCAGCGCAAAGCGCACGCGCGGGCCCTGCTGCAGGCGGCTCCAGTCCAGCCACACCGCTGCATGTGCCTGGCCATCGACCTGCACGCCCTGCACGTACTGCAGGCGGCGGCCATCGGCGCCCGGCGCGTCGATGCGCAGGGTGCGGCCATTGCCCATGTCCACTTCCACCCTGCTGAAACGCGGGGTGTGCAGCAGGAACTGGCCGCTGCCCGGCACCGCCGGGTACACGCCGATGGCGCTGAACAGGTACCAGGCCGACATCGTGCCGAGGTCGTCGTTGCCGGTCACGCCGTTCGGGGCGTTGGTGAACAGCTGCTGCGCGGCACGCACCACGGCAGCGGTCTTCCATGGCTGGCCGATCAGCGTGTACAGCCACGGCGAGTGCAGGTCCGGTTCGTTGTTCGGGTTGTAGCGGAACTGGTTGTAGTAGCTGTACGGCCCGACCACCCACTCCTTGCGGGCAGCGTTGAGCGGGTCGGCCTGCAGCGCATCCATCGCGAAGAACGCATCGAGGCGGCGACCGGCCTGCTCGCGGCCATCCATCGCTTCGACCAGGCCTGGCACGTCCTGCTGCGCCAGCCACTGGTACTGCCACGCGGTGCCCTCATGGAAGCCATGGTGCGAACGCGGGCTGTAGTGACCATCGGCCGGGGTGTACCACTGGCCGTCCTCGGTACGCGGGCGCGGGAAACCGGTGAAGCCGGTCTCGGCATCGCGCACCTGCGGGTCCCACACCTTGCGCCAGTTGCGGCCGCGCTCACGCAGCGTCGCCGCGTCCTGCGCGTGACCCAGGCCATCGGCCATCTGCGAGAGCGCGCAGTCGGCCAGCGCATATTCGAGCGTCGCCGAGCCACCGTGGTGCGGATCGACGTCCATGCCCTTGGATGGGAACGCACGGTCGTAGACCACGTAACCCTTGTCCAGGTAGGTGGGGTTGCCGGAGCGGCCGGCCATGCGCGAGTTCAACGGCGGCGTGCCGAAGGCGTTGCGGCGCAGCGCATCCCAGGCCTGCGATTCACTGCCCTTGAGCGCACCGAAGCGCCACAGGTCGACCATGAACGGGGTAACCGGATCACCGGTCATGATGTTGGTCTCGAAGTTGGCATAGCCCCAGCGCGGCAGCCAACCGCCCTGTTCGTCAATCGCCAGCAGGGTCCGGCCGATATCGCGCGCCACGTCCGGGCGGGTCAGCGCCAGCCACTGGTTCTGCGCGCGGTAGGTATCCCACAGCGAGAAGTACTCG
This genomic window from Stenotrophomonas maltophilia contains:
- a CDS encoding methylthioribulose 1-phosphate dehydratase, translated to MNAPTFPYDTARLGELAQLLIDNVRELAQAGWTPATSSNFSHRLDDRHAAITVSGKDKGRLIEDDIMVVDFDGKAVGRPLRPSAETLLHTQLYRRFPEIGCVLHTHSPVQTIASRLYAPQGHVHLEGYELLKAFAGNSTHEMAIDVPVFANTQDMNVLSQQVDDLLDRQNLWGYLIDGHGLYAWGRDMAEARRHLEAFEFLFHCELELRKLRG
- a CDS encoding amino acid permease, whose protein sequence is MLKALLRVKPVEPAGHVDAGEPIEGSLDGEATLKRTLTAKHLILLGVGAVIGAGIFVLTGQAAANHAGPAVMLSFVIAGFACALAGLCYAEFAAMMPVSGSAYSYSYATLGEGMAWFIGWCLVLEYLFASASVAVGWSAYLISFITTTLHMPFPDALSAAPIAWTGSEFIASGKLFNLPAVLIVAAVSGLLYVGVTQSAFVNAIIVAIKVTVICLFIGIGAAHIDPANWQPFIPENTGVPGEFGWSGVFRAATIVFFAYIGFDAVSTAAGETKDPQRNMPIGLLGSLAVCTIVYIIVCAVLTGMMPYHLLGTDKPVATALEPYPTLSWLKTFVEIGAIAGLSSVVLVMMMGQTRIAYTISRDGLLPKFFGKVHARFRTPYVATIVVGVIAAALAGLVPLNVLGELVSMGTLLAFATVCIGVLVLRYSKPEIHRPFRVPMVWIICPLGAATCLFLFWQAFVVHWHLFVGWTLLGLLIYLGYGIRNSKLAKSP
- a CDS encoding 1,2-dihydroxy-3-keto-5-methylthiopentene dioxygenase — its product is MSRLRIYDDTRPESPLLDTQDGAVIAAELKQIGVTFERWQATAPVAPGASQDEVFAAYRADIDRLVAERGFKSVDVASIAPDNPNRAELRRKFLDEHFHKEDEVRFFVAGSGLFTLHVEDKVYEIECVKDDLIAVPDGTTHWFDMGDEPSFVAIRFFTEPDGWVGHFTGTDIAQKFPRYVPTQAS
- a CDS encoding amino acid permease, whose protein sequence is MFKQLWATKHPHAAHEDANGLSLRRHLGPWGLTALGIGAVIGGGIFVITGQAAANHAGPAIMLSFVLAAICCAFCALAYAEFASMVPVSGSAYTYTYATFGELSAWFIGWMLVLEYGVSASAVAVSWTGYFLSLLSQFDIHLPAALVSAPLDAQLRPTGAIANLPAAALVMLLTWLCYVGISKSSAMNMAMVVLKTGLIVLVIVVGWKYVDTSNWTPFIPANEGPGKYGMEGVLRGAAMVFFAYIGFEAVSVAAQESKNPQRDMPIGMMLSLVVCTVLYIAMAAVMTGLVPFQLLGTDEPVVTAVAAHPQLGWLRWVVEVGALVGLSSVVLVMIIGQPRIFMIMGRDGLLPPVFTRIHPKYRTPHINTVITGIGIALLAALFPLDILGELTSMGTLIAFAAVCAGVLILRRTQPDLPRPFRMPMAWLICGLGVLSCLALLSAMTMHNWMLMGVWTFVGFVIYFCYGFRHSRLRGQ
- the mtnC gene encoding acireductone synthase produces the protein MQPRVILTDIEGTTSSISFVKNVLFPYARQALPGFVAEHGQDPDVRRWLDAVATEIGGACQDSLVVETLQGWIDQDRKHTALKALQGRIWDAGYRRGDYTAHFYPEVTAVLKGWHASGLPLYVYSSGSVPAQKLFFGFSDAGDLSPLVSGWFDTEVGGKREADSYRRIVQAIGVPAGEILFLSDVVEELDAAREAGLQTRLIDRLDDYPLPRTGQATNGHERVENFQQIQL